aaatgtgctgtatGTTTGGTCTTAGTTacgttgttattattattattattagtagtagtagtagtagtagtagtatcataaatatcatcatcatcccaCCTccagacatgctcgttaggttaactACTGACCCTAAATTAACCCTAAGGGTGAGTGCAGAGCCTCAAGCCTCCATGGGCCCTTTAGTTCTGCCAGTCATATGGATTGTTGACAACACAGTGGACAGAGACAGTGGACAGGGACAGTGGACAGGGACAGTGGACAGTGGGAGACAGAGCTCTGTAGAGGATGCAGATGGACCTAAGgtgaaacacatacacacatattaatGAGGTACTTTGGGTGTAATTCTTCCTGTAGGCAGAAATGGTGGTTTCTAAtggttttctcctcttcctctttattacCGAGGCCCTGGAGGATGTGTCACAGTGGAGCTTTGACATGTAGAGGATGGTTAGACctacatcagcagcagcactatGCTGACAGAATAATATATCTCATAGAAACCATCACTCATACAtgcacaaataaacagacaaatcaaatgaattaaatatggttgtttgtctctgtgcagCTGGCatcacgaccctagtgaggataagtggtagtagaagatgagatgagattattatCATCTTTTCTGTAGTTTCTTTCGTTTTGTAGTTTTGAATCCTTTTATTTTACCGGAAATAAAACGTATGAGGAGGGATATGGACAGACATAcgtgcttttattgtgaagtcAGAGAAGTAGGCGGGGCGTCCGCGCTGTTCCGGTGGCGGCAGTGAGGGGGGCGGGGTTTGTTTTGAGATCGGAGAGAGAAGACTCACCAGGGAAGATGGCGACCGCAGGGTCCGCGGAACGGCCCGCCAGACCGGCCACCGCCGCCGCTGGCACTTCCCGGTCCGGTTCCGGGTCCCGGTCCGGTCCCGGAGCCGGCTGCCGGCCCGGGTCCAGTACGCCGGAGGACGAGGCGAAGAAGTGCCCGGCGTGTGTAGATGGTCAGCCCGGCGGACACCCGGCCTGTCCGCTGTGCCTGGCCCGGAGACACTCCGGCACCGAGGAGCGGCTCCGGAGGAGGAGTGACCCCGAGAGAAGCAGCAGCGGGCCGGGCAGGGGGGACTGCGACAGCCGGAAAGGTCGGTGTGATCCCCGGGGAAACTCCAGCTCACATTCCGCTGGATCAGCACCTCCGCCGGGCGTTAGTTTCTTAGAGCAGCCGCAGGGAAATCAGAGCAAACTGTGTCTGAGCAGcttgaaattaaactttaataaagtttgagacatttaaagtgaatttactttcatttactttaattttaattcataatgaaaaagcaaaaacagctgctttaaatCAGTGCTTAAGGTTTTTTGGGATGTGTGTTAAAACGAGCATTATTTCAATGGAGTTCTGAATGGAGTTAATCAATGAGTTAAACTCATCAGTTTCGTTCTTTCATGATCAATGTTTGGTCAAAGTTTCTGATGAAGAGGACATGTCCTAACATGTCCTAACATGTCCAGACACGTCCTGACTCCTCCTGACTCCTCCAGACCATTGACTGTAAACactgtggacaaacccattTAATGTATGAAAGACAGTCTCCATTGGGTATTTAATGTGTTGAATTTAAGACAAATGTTAAAGTTTAAGTTGTGGGTCACATCTCGGTTAGTTCTGTTGCATTTAGGGGGACAAACAGTCGGATAACGTATGTGTCATATGCACAGAATGTGTCTGTGGAAGTAATGTTATTACAGAAAGTCACGTTTTGTTTCCTCCATCGTCAGAGTTTACGCTGGTTTCAGCGTTATGATCACAGCTGTTGCCTAACAAGTGTTTAACAGAACATCAGTCTGTCACTGACGTTGCTGTAAAACTGATCGTATGGAAAAATAACGGCAACAAGACCTCAGTGATTCCTACTTTACAtggtgtcctctgtcctcatgTCTCTGCAGACTTCTTCGTGTCTCCGGCGCTCGTCTTAAAGTCGCCTGCAGACGTCTCTTCAGGACCGACTGGGAAACACAAGGTGATTTTATTCATCTAACCTAAACTAAGACAACAACAAGACGTGGACGTAAACAAAGACGACGGATGTTTGGCTGCTGTGTTTCAGGTGTCGTGTGACAGCAGAGacgagacgaggaggaggatctgTAGAGACGAGAGCGTGTCCGTCCGCCGTCCCCAGGAGCCTGTAAGTCTGACCAGAGGACATGTCCATTAAGATGTGGACGTCCTCGCTGCTTTGTTACAGTTGCGATGTCTTTCTCAGGGAGTTCTGTCCGACTCTGAGAACGAGGAACCGATCAGCAGGAGGATCAGGAACATCTCAGCCTTCATCAGGAAAACCAAGAACTCCTCGGCCTTCAGCAGGTGAAACAGACGGGATTAGCTCGCATGCTAACTCGCTGTCGGCTAACAAGCCCGGCGAGCTCAGTCTGTAGAACGTGAGGTTCCTCATCTCAGGGTCGCGGGTTTGAGCCCCACGTGGGCGATGTTTTGGGGGAACTGTGGAGTAGTGAGAGCTTGGGATTGGAAATTGAAACAATCACATGTTGACATGGCTGCGTTGCCCCGAgcaacatccaacatccaacatccaacatctaacatccaacatccaacatccaacatccaacatccaacatccaacatccaacatccaacatccaacatctaacatccaacatccaacatctaacatccaacatccaacatccaacatccaacatccaacatccaacatctTACATCTAATCCCCAGTTTGCTCCCGGACGCAGCCACCAGCAAATTAATCggtcaagttttattttataaatctTATTTAGCTTCTAACTCCAGATGAGATAAAATACTAACTCAGAATTAGCTAAGAGCTAGCTAACATGCTAGCTAACATGCTAGCTAACATGCGTACCACAAATGAACTGACATGCTAAATCATATTGAACTCAAAACCCTAACTAACTAATTTAGAATTAACTAACATGCTAACTGGGGTTTAGCTACAGACCATGCTActcttgacctttgacctctgtgtttcttcttcagtggTTGTCAGAGGAGTCGTAGTTGCACCGACccggtggaggagagaggagggaagctGAAGCTGGCGGCTCCGCCGGCGGCCATGTTGGACGGGGTGCGTCTGTTGAGTTAAACATAAACGTTCAAAGAAATTCTTTACCTTTCTGGCTTTattacacttttcttttgtcGTCTTAAAATGCTCCTAACAAGCATTtggcacacacaacacaacacaattctTTGTCATTACACTGTGAAATGAATtgtgtcagtcagtgcgtttacatgcacgttaAAatacgaattattgccttaatcagactctaacaggagaacttcaGTGCATCTAAACAGgttgattaaaatcagagttctcattgtcTGATTGCgacgcccagataatgtgactggaaTTCGTTTTCCTCCGCCATGTAAACTGTGAACCGCATTTTTCCACCGGATATTCACAAATTATTGCAGGAAGTTCATGCTCCTCCACCGCTGCTGCGCTGacatgtgaccccggaacaaacacgagGGACAGCGGCCGTAGTAACGTAGTATTAACCTGCTGATAAGACAcgtgtcgccccctagtgtggaggaggagaacagttattagattttccaGGACTGTGgtcagaaagtagagtttagagcaaagctccattaaactctgcatgtaaacgctctGAATGTCTCGGTTGGTGTTTGTGCAACATCcagaaaaaatatacagttaGTGTGGTTAAATATCAAAAAGgacctttaaagaaaaaacgtataaaacataataaaaataataagataatattTACATAGTACACATACTAAGATGTGGATTATTCTACTGGAATTCACAAACTATTGCACGTAGTTATTTCAGTCGATGGTCATTTTTCAAGAcagtttctattctattctgttctgttctgttctgtgacTGTATCTCGTCTTCTTCTCCCTCAGGTCGGCATCAGTCACGTGTTCTCGGCAGGAATCCTCCTGTCCTCTGAGAACAGCCGCTCTCTGTCGGCGCCCGTCGTCACCGACCGGCGGCCGGCGTGGCGAGCGGTCCTGACCCCGTGGTCGTCGTCGACTCCTCTGGTCGTCCCTCCTCCTCGAGCCGAACGCTCCGTCAGCCCTGAGAGCAACGACAGCATCTCGGAGGAGCTCAACCACTTCAAGCCCATCGTGTGCTCGCCGTGCACGCCGCCCAAACGCCTGCCGGACGGCCGCCTGCTGGAGCCCGCCATCGTCAAGTCCACGCCCCGGAACCTGACCCGCGGTCTGCAGAGGGCCACCAGCTACGAGGCCAGCCCCGCCGTCCTGCAGAAGTGGCGGCAGATTGAGTTGGACCGGCAGAACCTCAGAGTGACCTCCAAGGCCACGCTGACCAGCCCCGTCTCCGAGCTCGGCGCCAAGGAGGGAGGCTGGGCCGCCGCCAAGAACCGCCAGACCTCGGACGGCGTGACGTCCCTGAACAAGAGGAAGCTGCTGTTCGAAGCGGAACAGGCCGTGAAGATCCGGGTCCCTGCAATCCGCTACAGCAGCGAGGCGGCGTTCCGGGGGAGGTCAGACTGCGAGCCGGCGGCGGTCGGCGAGTCGTGCAGCGGAGCGGCGCCGCTCAGTCGAAGACGGTCGTTCTCGCCGTACGCCAAGAACTCCGGCTTCCAGTCCGGTCACCAAGTGCCAAAGGAGTCGCCAAAGAAAGAGTCGGACAAGCAGTCTACCTCACGGAGAGGccagaagaagaaccagaagacCAAACACCTGGACGTGGACCTGAGGCGGACCCGGGCCGCCGGCCACGACCAGATCCAGCAGGAGCGCCGCGACCGAGCGCTCGCCATGAAGCTGCAGAGACAGTTCGACCTGGAGAACCAGAGCGCCGCCCGCCAGAGGAGCCCGGACAAGTACTTCCTGCGCTCCTGGAGGTCCAATCAGAACCGCAGGAGGCGTGGCCTGAGGAGGTCCCGGCGAATCAACAAGAAGCACTAGAAGTCGTGGGCGagaagtttaaatatgcaaCGAGACGAGAGATTAGACGAACGAGTGAATGTTTCGGGAGAAAAACGAGTTCTCTCAGACACCAGCAAACCGCCAAAAACTGAGCGTGCTCAGACGGTTTTATTTATCGCCACGACGACccgacaaacaaacacacacgttgAAGTCGACTGGGTGGTTAAATCGTGGGTCGGACCCAAAGATTCGACCCCGGCGCCGCATGTGGTCGTCCAGGTCCGAGTCCTGGACGACACGAGTCTGAACTCTGGCCCTGAACTCCTcgtcttcttctctgcagccagTCTTCCAGTGCGCGTGGGCGGAGCTGCCGAGGCTCATGGGTACTGTAGTCCTCAGTCGGATCCCGAGATTCAATGGATTTAACACTAAAGTCGTTTATTCTCCGATCGGTCCAGATTCTAATGTTCCTCTAAAGCTTCGCCCGTCGCTGCCTTCAGGGTTTTTATGGGGTGggacagaaccaggacagaaccaggaccaggttGAGTCCTGTTCAAGTGTTCAGacgaggtggaggtggatgatGAGTTCATCGATCAGTTTTCATCCTCTATCATGGCTAAGCTAGCCGTACGCTAAGCTAGCCGCTAGCCGTACGCTAAGCTAGCCGTACACTAAGCTAGCTGCTCACTAGCACGCTAGCTGTTAGCTCAACAAACAGAAACGAGTTTTCACTgatacaaaaacatttacaatcaacttcctgcttcaccGTCATGTTTGacatcagctgatcagtttgtgtttgctgaaGGGCTTAAAACCAGAGCTttacctcctccacctcctcctcctcttcctcctcctccacctcctcctcctcctccacctccaacactccctcctcctcctcctcctcctcctcctcttcctcacctcctcctcctccacctcctccacctcctccacctccaacactccctcctcctccacctcctccctcctcctcctcctcctcctcctcctcctccacctccctccacctccaccctcttcctccactctcctcctcctcctctccctcctcctccactcctcctcctcctcctccacctcctccacctctcctcccctccacctcctcctcctctctccatcctctcacCTCCTCACTCACTCCATCTcacctcctcctactcctcctcctcctcctcctcctcctctttgataATAAttgtgatgctgatgctgatgatgatgataatgatgatgatgaaaaactaaatgagTTCAACCAGCCTGTGTCCTGTCGTCCTTTAACCCACTGAGCCCTGAGCGCTGCCTGAAGGCTCCTTATATAACAGACTTTGtgttatttgctttttatttacagattCACATTATTCAGTCTGAAATTTAATAATCAGGGGtcaacacacatttatattttattataaaaaatattttctattgtACCTGTAGACGAGACTCAGGGCAGAAACAACCAAAACCACTAAATCtctatttatttcatattcaaTATACTTGAATACTTAGTTCTGTATTCttttacatttcctttatttatttatatatatatatatatatgagagaCCATTCTTATTCatgattttttatattttatttatatttatagtttatattaacttttatattttgttctgtcatttattttacataatgtACTTAgttttacatgtatttatattacagtcagttttattttaatttaattatatttggagttttaatagttttttc
This sequence is a window from Mugil cephalus isolate CIBA_MC_2020 chromosome 9, CIBA_Mcephalus_1.1, whole genome shotgun sequence. Protein-coding genes within it:
- the rnf169 gene encoding E3 ubiquitin-protein ligase RNF169, whose product is MATAGSAERPARPATAAAGTSRSGSGSRSGPGAGCRPGSSTPEDEAKKCPACVDGQPGGHPACPLCLARRHSGTEERLRRRSDPERSSSGPGRGDCDSRKDFFVSPALVLKSPADVSSGPTGKHKVSCDSRDETRRRICRDESVSVRRPQEPGVLSDSENEEPISRRIRNISAFIRKTKNSSAFSSGCQRSRSCTDPVEERGGKLKLAAPPAAMLDGVGISHVFSAGILLSSENSRSLSAPVVTDRRPAWRAVLTPWSSSTPLVVPPPRAERSVSPESNDSISEELNHFKPIVCSPCTPPKRLPDGRLLEPAIVKSTPRNLTRGLQRATSYEASPAVLQKWRQIELDRQNLRVTSKATLTSPVSELGAKEGGWAAAKNRQTSDGVTSLNKRKLLFEAEQAVKIRVPAIRYSSEAAFRGRSDCEPAAVGESCSGAAPLSRRRSFSPYAKNSGFQSGHQVPKESPKKESDKQSTSRRGQKKNQKTKHLDVDLRRTRAAGHDQIQQERRDRALAMKLQRQFDLENQSAARQRSPDKYFLRSWRSNQNRRRRGLRRSRRINKKH